A portion of the Acidobacteriaceae bacterium genome contains these proteins:
- a CDS encoding DUF885 domain-containing protein encodes MIRKLLGTALLTGALAMTGSEPSASIGKNIAAQNQLFEQYYEQMLKDSPELATTFGDLRYNDLLDDRSLAAIERQHIQRDAFLARLHAIPTQGMPEVDRLSHAILERNLTNEDTDYDLKSYELPLRTLFGIDTTLADLPQSVPFDSLKEYEDYIHRLHQIPRAFDQTIGILRAGIREGVTQPKIVVSRIQVRCEGIAAASPFLSPTTRYPSAISAADRKKLTEEITKAANDEVLPAYRRFATFLKVEYIPHAQESISIESLPRGKERYAFAVRKLTSLNLSPEQVHELGLREVERINGEIEDLAHKAGYPSSEKFGASIDPAPWQATSADQVLNDFRKHIAQMQSKLPELFTVFPTIPVTVEAAPSYDKSSQTHYLPGTPDGKVPGRVIVQMLDPARGSLLGDEAVAYHEGIPGHHLQFSIQEQIHGIPKFRLRPSEDEFAFVEGWGLYAEQLGKEVGFYRDAPSDLSRLESELFRAVRLVVDTGIHHSGWTREQAIAYMNKTLGGDDPNDPFVTLEVDRYISWPGQALAYKTGELEILKLREDAKARLGPNFDLRAFHDEILAAGSLPLDLLDSRIHTWIQTQQTPLTNHKPTN; translated from the coding sequence ATGATTAGAAAACTGCTTGGTACCGCTCTTCTCACCGGGGCACTAGCGATGACTGGTTCAGAGCCCTCTGCTTCGATCGGCAAGAATATCGCCGCGCAGAACCAACTCTTTGAACAGTACTACGAACAGATGCTCAAAGATTCTCCGGAACTCGCGACGACGTTCGGCGATCTGCGCTACAACGATCTGCTGGACGACCGGTCCTTGGCCGCGATCGAACGGCAACACATTCAGCGCGACGCTTTTCTCGCCCGCTTGCACGCCATCCCAACGCAAGGAATGCCGGAAGTTGATCGTCTTTCCCATGCGATCCTGGAACGCAATCTCACGAACGAAGACACAGATTACGATCTGAAGAGTTACGAACTTCCCCTCCGTACGCTATTCGGGATAGACACCACTCTCGCGGATCTCCCTCAATCGGTGCCCTTTGATTCTCTGAAGGAATACGAGGACTATATACATCGGCTGCACCAGATTCCCAGAGCCTTTGATCAGACCATCGGCATTTTACGGGCCGGCATACGGGAAGGTGTGACCCAGCCGAAAATAGTTGTCAGCAGAATTCAAGTTCGCTGCGAGGGGATCGCGGCTGCGAGCCCATTCCTATCCCCCACAACGAGGTACCCTTCAGCGATCTCTGCCGCAGATCGCAAGAAGCTGACCGAAGAAATCACGAAAGCTGCAAACGATGAGGTGCTTCCTGCCTATCGCAGGTTCGCCACGTTTCTTAAGGTCGAATACATCCCACACGCGCAAGAGTCAATTTCCATCGAGTCTCTTCCTCGCGGAAAGGAGCGTTATGCGTTCGCGGTTAGAAAGTTGACCAGCTTGAATTTGTCTCCTGAACAGGTCCATGAGCTTGGCCTGCGCGAAGTCGAGCGAATCAACGGAGAGATAGAAGATCTTGCTCATAAGGCCGGGTATCCGTCCTCTGAGAAATTCGGCGCTTCGATCGATCCCGCACCGTGGCAAGCCACTTCAGCAGATCAGGTCCTCAACGACTTCCGCAAACACATCGCCCAGATGCAATCGAAGTTGCCGGAACTGTTCACCGTTTTCCCCACCATTCCAGTGACGGTGGAGGCTGCTCCGTCGTACGACAAAAGTTCTCAGACGCACTATCTTCCTGGAACTCCCGACGGCAAGGTGCCCGGACGCGTCATCGTCCAAATGCTTGATCCCGCCCGTGGCTCACTTCTTGGCGATGAAGCTGTTGCCTACCATGAGGGCATTCCCGGCCACCATCTACAATTTTCGATCCAAGAGCAGATCCACGGCATTCCCAAATTTCGCCTCCGGCCCAGTGAGGATGAGTTCGCTTTCGTGGAAGGCTGGGGTCTTTACGCAGAACAACTCGGGAAGGAGGTTGGCTTCTACCGGGATGCTCCCTCGGACCTGTCGCGGCTGGAGTCGGAATTGTTTCGGGCCGTCCGCCTCGTCGTCGATACGGGCATCCACCACAGTGGCTGGACCCGCGAGCAGGCGATCGCGTATATGAACAAGACACTTGGCGGAGATGATCCAAACGACCCCTTTGTGACACTTGAAGTCGACCGCTATATCTCATGGCCCGGGCAGGCACTGGCGTACAAGACGGGGGAACTAGAAATTCTGAAACTTCGAGAAGACGCAAAGGCCCGGCTTGGTCCAAACTTCGATCTACGGGCCTTCCATGACGAAATCCTGGCTGCCGGTTCGCTACCCTTAGACCTTCTAGATTCCCGGATACATACATGGATACAGACGCAACAAACGCCGCTTACAAACCATAAGCCGACCAATTGA
- a CDS encoding IS110 family transposase, with product MSKRSIHIQKTLNCGIDVSAKSLVVAIQGVDQPVEQGSFANTPNGHRALIAWLRKGRTPVRVSLEATGNYSLDLAFALDAAKGIEVAVLNPKVANRFAQTLRRSKTDAADAEVLAEYTHRMPFTPWIAPSSSSMRVRSIVRHVESLSVESAQNQNRLHAAQGSTSTPGCILQDLKRSVASLEHRIHKLRREAMTLIRQDDLLHMRYELLVSIPGIAQVSAMQLLAELSTLPSDLTVREWVAHSGLDPAHEISGSSVRKASRISRAGNRHLRRALYMPALVASRCDPHVKTFFESLLARNKARLQALIAVARKLLHAIYGIFRSGLKYEGAKLFPRITLS from the coding sequence ATGAGCAAGCGATCCATCCATATCCAGAAAACGCTGAATTGTGGAATTGATGTCAGTGCCAAGAGTCTCGTGGTGGCGATTCAAGGCGTGGATCAACCGGTAGAGCAAGGGAGCTTCGCTAACACTCCGAATGGACACAGGGCTCTTATCGCTTGGCTACGGAAAGGCAGGACACCGGTTCGAGTGTCGTTGGAAGCGACTGGAAATTACTCGTTGGATCTCGCGTTTGCACTTGATGCGGCGAAAGGGATTGAAGTCGCAGTCTTGAATCCCAAAGTTGCTAATCGATTTGCTCAAACTCTTCGGCGGTCGAAAACCGATGCCGCAGACGCCGAGGTGTTAGCTGAATACACTCATCGGATGCCGTTCACACCTTGGATCGCCCCTAGTTCCAGTTCAATGCGAGTGCGCTCGATTGTTCGCCACGTTGAGAGCCTCTCTGTTGAGAGCGCTCAGAATCAAAACCGTCTTCACGCGGCACAAGGCTCCACCTCCACTCCTGGCTGCATTCTTCAAGATTTGAAGCGCTCCGTGGCGTCTCTGGAGCATCGCATCCACAAACTTCGGCGCGAAGCGATGACGCTCATCCGACAGGACGATTTGCTGCACATGCGATATGAGCTGTTGGTCAGTATTCCGGGCATCGCACAGGTGAGTGCGATGCAATTGCTCGCGGAACTTTCCACCCTGCCGTCAGACCTTACGGTGCGAGAATGGGTTGCACATAGCGGCCTTGATCCTGCTCATGAAATATCAGGAAGCTCAGTGAGGAAGGCGTCCCGCATCAGCCGCGCGGGAAATCGTCACTTGAGACGAGCGCTTTACATGCCAGCGCTCGTCGCATCCCGGTGTGATCCTCACGTAAAAACTTTTTTTGAAAGCCTCCTGGCTCGAAACAAAGCCCGTCTACAGGCACTCATTGCTGTTGCGAGGAAGTTGCTCCACGCCATATACGGGATATTTCGAAGCGGCCTGAAGTATGAGGGTGCAAAGCTGTTTCCACGGATCACTTTGTCCTGA
- the mobF gene encoding MobF family relaxase, producing the protein MLTLSKPLSAGQVRSYHEREFASERQNYWSRDQQGHSEWQGQLAKEWGISGAVGDEQFARLTEGKHPFTQQQMVQHQVSRTYEGKDGKEVTSMEHRAGWDATFSAPKSVSLTALVGGDERVRMAHRESVRVALSELEHYTQARIGNVHAPETTGKFAVATFEHDTARPVEGYAAPQLHTHSVIFNVTERENGQTRSLQPRELYASQHYATAIYRAELATRLQQLGYEIERGKYGQPEIKGYSREYLEASSPRREQIKDHLREQGLDGAGAAQVAAHHTRDRKELLSPEEVQRQHRELAASFGYQADHVVATARERSQQHHQERSPEIVARQAVTYARDHLFEKSAVQDHRALYETALQRGMGEVTYSQVRQEVDRRFESGEFRQAATSVRGSQMTTAAMLRTERETIGILLKSNEQPRPMLLNSQNRVDTLSRHPELNASQHRAVEEVSASFEKIVGIDGVAGAGKTTTLSVIREVAERDGYAVEGFAPTSRAAQKLGEAGIETSTFQMHLARGEKPDTGEKRLYVLDESSLASTKQMHEFLTRLHPNDRVLLVGDKRQHEAVEAGRPFAQLQQAGMKTVSLDQIVRQKDPELRNVVEQLARGEVGAAVKSLDEQGRVHQLPGREERIDAIAKEYTKAPEKTLVVSPDNRSRREINSRIHTELQQRGVVGKEEYPVQTLVQRQELTGAARTWAEKYEVGDVLRYSRGSKETGIQKGEYARVVGVDAAHNQITVALLDGRQQSYDPRRQQGVSVYREEQRAFSVGDRIQFSAPDNELKIANRELATVERISDGKFNLRMDGGRSVEIDPVQNPHLDHGYAVTSHSSQGQTAERVLVHVDTELGAKDLLNNRMAYVSISRGANDAQIFTNDREKLPIALGHEVSQQSAHAPKMNVEKAVSPQQDVGQKIEPQSVPQQELSQGFSIGR; encoded by the coding sequence ATGTTGACGCTTTCCAAACCGTTGTCAGCGGGTCAGGTACGTTCGTACCACGAGCGGGAGTTTGCGTCGGAGCGGCAGAACTATTGGAGCCGCGACCAGCAGGGGCATAGCGAGTGGCAAGGCCAGCTTGCGAAAGAGTGGGGTATCTCCGGCGCTGTGGGTGACGAACAGTTTGCTCGGCTGACCGAAGGCAAGCATCCTTTTACTCAGCAGCAGATGGTGCAGCATCAGGTCTCACGCACCTATGAAGGTAAAGACGGTAAAGAAGTCACGAGCATGGAACACCGCGCGGGGTGGGATGCGACATTCTCCGCGCCGAAGTCCGTATCGCTGACAGCCTTGGTGGGAGGGGATGAACGCGTGCGCATGGCGCACCGCGAAAGTGTCCGGGTGGCCCTGAGTGAGTTGGAGCATTACACACAAGCCCGCATCGGTAATGTCCACGCGCCTGAGACCACTGGTAAGTTCGCCGTAGCGACGTTCGAGCATGACACGGCGCGTCCCGTTGAAGGCTATGCCGCTCCGCAGTTGCATACGCATTCGGTGATCTTCAACGTAACCGAACGAGAGAACGGGCAGACACGTTCTCTACAGCCGCGTGAGCTGTACGCTTCGCAGCATTATGCCACGGCCATCTATCGCGCTGAGTTGGCGACCCGGTTGCAGCAGTTGGGCTATGAGATTGAGCGGGGCAAGTACGGCCAGCCCGAGATCAAGGGCTACTCCCGCGAATATCTGGAAGCATCCAGCCCGCGTCGGGAGCAAATTAAAGACCATCTGCGCGAACAGGGGTTGGATGGAGCCGGAGCTGCGCAGGTCGCAGCGCACCATACGCGCGACCGGAAGGAATTGCTGTCTCCAGAGGAAGTGCAGCGGCAGCATCGGGAACTGGCAGCCTCTTTCGGCTATCAGGCCGATCATGTTGTGGCGACAGCGCGGGAGCGCAGCCAGCAACACCACCAGGAGCGCAGTCCGGAGATCGTTGCGCGTCAGGCTGTCACGTATGCGCGTGACCATCTCTTCGAGAAGTCGGCTGTGCAGGATCACCGCGCTCTTTATGAGACTGCTTTGCAACGGGGCATGGGTGAAGTGACGTACAGCCAGGTGCGGCAGGAGGTCGATAGACGCTTTGAGTCGGGCGAGTTCCGTCAGGCTGCTACGTCAGTTCGTGGGTCGCAGATGACAACTGCCGCGATGCTGCGCACAGAGCGGGAGACTATTGGCATTCTTCTAAAGAGCAACGAGCAACCGCGTCCGATGTTGCTCAACAGCCAGAACCGCGTTGATACGCTGAGTCGTCATCCCGAGCTAAATGCTTCCCAGCACCGTGCTGTGGAGGAAGTGTCCGCTTCGTTCGAGAAGATCGTGGGAATCGACGGCGTAGCCGGTGCTGGCAAGACGACCACATTGTCAGTCATCCGTGAGGTAGCGGAACGAGACGGCTACGCGGTGGAGGGTTTTGCGCCGACATCCCGCGCAGCGCAAAAGCTGGGTGAAGCCGGGATTGAAACATCCACGTTCCAGATGCACCTTGCGCGTGGAGAAAAACCGGACACCGGAGAAAAGCGACTGTACGTTCTGGATGAGTCTTCGCTTGCTTCCACGAAACAGATGCACGAGTTCCTGACGCGCCTGCACCCGAATGACCGTGTGTTGCTGGTAGGTGACAAGCGCCAGCATGAGGCTGTGGAAGCGGGCAGACCATTTGCTCAGTTGCAGCAGGCGGGTATGAAGACCGTTTCTCTGGACCAGATCGTCCGTCAGAAAGACCCGGAGTTGCGGAACGTAGTCGAGCAGCTTGCGCGTGGCGAGGTAGGCGCAGCAGTAAAGAGCTTGGACGAGCAAGGGCGCGTGCATCAGCTCCCAGGCCGCGAGGAACGCATCGACGCGATAGCAAAAGAGTATACGAAGGCTCCAGAGAAGACGCTTGTCGTCTCGCCTGACAACCGCTCACGTAGGGAGATCAACAGTCGTATCCACACTGAATTGCAGCAGCGTGGAGTCGTCGGCAAGGAAGAATATCCTGTGCAGACGTTAGTACAGCGTCAGGAGCTTACCGGCGCGGCACGCACATGGGCGGAAAAGTACGAAGTCGGCGATGTGTTGCGTTACAGCCGAGGTTCAAAAGAGACCGGCATTCAGAAGGGTGAGTACGCCCGCGTGGTTGGTGTCGATGCGGCGCACAATCAAATCACGGTTGCTTTACTTGACGGACGGCAGCAGAGCTACGATCCACGCCGCCAGCAGGGTGTGTCGGTTTACCGTGAGGAGCAACGTGCGTTTTCCGTGGGCGACCGCATTCAGTTCAGCGCGCCGGACAATGAACTCAAGATCGCTAACCGTGAGCTGGCAACTGTTGAACGAATCAGCGACGGCAAATTCAATCTGCGGATGGATGGTGGCCGTTCGGTTGAGATCGATCCTGTACAAAATCCGCATCTCGATCACGGTTATGCCGTGACCAGCCACTCCAGCCAGGGACAGACCGCAGAGCGGGTGCTGGTGCATGTCGATACCGAACTCGGCGCAAAAGACCTGCTCAACAATCGCATGGCCTATGTCTCCATCTCGCGCGGTGCGAACGATGCGCAGATATTTACCAATGACCGCGAGAAGTTGCCGATTGCCCTTGGACACGAAGTTTCGCAGCAGAGTGCTCACGCACCAAAGATGAATGTTGAGAAAGCTGTCTCTCCGCAACAGGACGTAGGCCAGAAGATAGAGCCGCAGTCTGTGCCGCAGCAAGAACTCTCGCAGGGTTTCTCCATCGGTCGATAG
- a CDS encoding winged helix-turn-helix domain-containing protein — translation MNSTIPSLGNARPFRLGVLLVEPPLRRLVREDGRIQVIEPKMMMVLLTLVEAQEQVVTREDLLRACWENRAVSDDAINRVISRLRALSLDIGEGCFQIETLSKVGYRLLAAPQNVSVEKTPFETPLAEAIPSEPARISRRALLFGIGSGTVALALGAGYAALRHTRRQETVPSVLVLLVLPFSTLSNDAVTPLFARSVTEALRGELGRVSGIQVIAAMSSQAIAQQQLSAGLIRQRTGADLLVDGSIATANERVNVSLSLTDTHTDQQVWSTFLSGSADNLLQLQNDVTAQVIQQIASKIHSNQPTTIGPTYHRDPEVYRLTLQAQELLENVRALRMTDQAEPAFDAADEADKLVRQSLKIDGNDPESLLVLAQLTRNGWTRTLAAQPLTTMQRATASLEYIRKALRSDAANPAALVSLGDYYRRFEWRWDDAEALFKRALAINQSMIEAHWSYGYQLGVLGNALEGLDHALTLFQLDPKNPWHSVALPRLLYLCGQYEGAMKRYDIEISAAPNNVFLLYEVYFTLFTKGDSSALQRYAFRLAGLWSGKTMPDGICALLKRIPAAVAALNGQPQGLITQLDADLVAFNAGGAAAATLHGRARDDLPYIFAMEYAWAGRFDQAITMLDKALAARSLYWPACLPYGSTPFPAQMRSDPRYESLWTRETRLADAIERRRVAVEARQMAGTLPDGRDVVPVLPSSLQYRIEKILGSSSL, via the coding sequence ATGAACTCGACGATCCCTTCTCTCGGTAACGCAAGGCCATTTCGACTCGGTGTACTACTTGTAGAACCACCTCTTCGTCGCCTTGTTCGTGAGGACGGGCGCATTCAGGTCATTGAACCGAAGATGATGATGGTTCTTTTGACCTTGGTTGAAGCGCAGGAGCAGGTCGTCACGCGCGAGGATCTTCTTCGCGCCTGCTGGGAGAATCGTGCGGTAAGCGACGATGCCATCAATCGTGTCATCTCCCGGCTTCGCGCCTTGAGCCTCGACATCGGAGAAGGCTGTTTCCAAATCGAGACGCTTAGCAAGGTGGGTTACCGCCTGCTTGCAGCACCGCAAAATGTTTCAGTAGAGAAAACGCCGTTTGAGACTCCTTTAGCCGAAGCCATTCCTAGCGAACCGGCGCGCATCAGCCGCCGCGCCCTTCTGTTTGGAATCGGATCTGGCACCGTCGCTCTGGCGCTCGGAGCCGGATATGCGGCACTTCGTCATACACGCAGACAAGAGACAGTGCCGTCAGTGCTTGTCTTGCTTGTCCTGCCATTCAGCACTCTCAGTAACGACGCTGTCACGCCGCTGTTTGCGCGCAGCGTCACCGAGGCTTTACGTGGCGAACTTGGACGAGTCAGCGGAATTCAGGTGATTGCGGCCATGTCGAGCCAGGCCATTGCGCAACAACAACTTTCCGCAGGGCTCATTCGACAACGCACGGGGGCAGACCTGCTTGTGGATGGCAGTATCGCCACCGCGAATGAACGAGTAAATGTGTCGCTGAGTCTTACCGATACACATACAGACCAGCAAGTATGGTCGACGTTCCTCTCAGGCTCAGCCGATAATTTATTGCAGCTTCAGAACGATGTGACGGCGCAAGTTATCCAGCAGATAGCGAGTAAGATCCATTCCAACCAGCCCACGACAATAGGGCCAACTTACCATCGTGACCCCGAGGTTTACCGTCTCACCCTACAGGCTCAGGAGCTCCTGGAAAATGTCCGCGCGCTTCGAATGACTGATCAGGCCGAGCCGGCATTCGATGCTGCGGATGAGGCCGACAAACTTGTCCGGCAGTCGTTGAAAATAGACGGAAACGATCCCGAAAGTCTTCTCGTCCTGGCGCAGCTCACGCGGAACGGCTGGACGCGAACGCTCGCGGCACAACCCTTGACCACGATGCAGAGAGCCACCGCATCGCTGGAATATATTCGCAAAGCCTTGCGTTCCGATGCGGCTAACCCGGCTGCGCTTGTGTCCCTGGGTGATTACTATCGCAGGTTCGAGTGGCGGTGGGACGATGCCGAAGCGCTCTTCAAACGGGCCCTTGCAATCAATCAGAGCATGATCGAAGCTCATTGGTCGTACGGATATCAACTGGGAGTTCTCGGCAATGCTTTGGAAGGGCTTGATCACGCATTGACACTATTCCAACTGGATCCCAAGAATCCGTGGCATAGTGTGGCTCTGCCGCGGCTTCTTTACCTATGCGGGCAGTATGAAGGAGCCATGAAGCGATATGATATTGAAATTTCGGCTGCCCCCAATAACGTCTTCCTGCTCTACGAAGTCTATTTCACGCTTTTCACTAAGGGTGATAGCTCTGCATTGCAGAGGTATGCTTTCCGACTGGCAGGCTTGTGGTCTGGGAAGACGATGCCTGACGGGATCTGCGCACTCCTGAAACGTATTCCTGCGGCTGTCGCCGCCCTCAATGGGCAACCCCAGGGATTGATTACGCAGCTAGATGCCGATCTCGTAGCCTTCAATGCGGGCGGCGCAGCAGCCGCTACTCTGCATGGCCGTGCACGCGACGATCTTCCGTACATCTTCGCCATGGAATATGCCTGGGCTGGCCGGTTCGATCAGGCAATTACCATGCTCGATAAGGCATTAGCCGCACGGTCGCTCTACTGGCCGGCTTGCCTACCCTACGGATCGACACCATTTCCCGCACAGATGCGCAGCGATCCCAGATACGAATCACTGTGGACTCGCGAAACGCGTCTTGCGGACGCCATCGAGCGCCGGCGAGTGGCTGTCGAAGCCAGACAGATGGCAGGTACGTTGCCGGACGGGCGTGATGTCGTGCCTGTGCTGCCGTCATCTTTGCAATATCGAATTGAGAAGATACTCGGTTCATCTTCCCTATAG
- a CDS encoding DUF418 domain-containing protein: MSFVSGSARSDLQEIPFGANEEVAGPAYQVTRPVQASERISSLDVLRGFSLMGILLMNITSFALPEWDYYIPLTTVKPVFSGPYWKVNTVMWFLRWVLAEGKMRALFSMLFGAGVILMTSRAEERGAGIKTADIFTRRNMWLTLFGILHCYLIWNGDILFFYGLIALLFLFPCRNLRPKKLLWAGVLVLLLNSVVFNGGRYLQALSQKAEAEKVNAALASHRRIDEKQVTALREWKKTQEDWRPSNKIMYEDIAAMQQGYWSSVVHSAPVSYFMETFNVYFGFGDVLGMMLIGMGLLRNGFLSARLSLRTYALTAIVSLGITWPVVFAGAWHAWSSHFDQMESMKALYFTYDLGRIGGALGNAAAVLVFVKLGAFRWLLDKVAKVGQMALSNYLLTSSSMKLLFVWSPLHWYGYMEYWKLYIVVACMWAVNLIWSTLWLRHFRFGPVEWLWRSLTYWKRQPMLQSIES, translated from the coding sequence ATGAGTTTTGTTTCCGGTAGTGCTCGCAGCGATCTGCAGGAGATTCCATTCGGAGCGAATGAAGAGGTGGCGGGGCCTGCGTATCAGGTGACGCGTCCTGTCCAGGCATCGGAACGCATCAGCAGCCTTGACGTGCTTCGGGGCTTCTCGCTGATGGGCATTCTACTCATGAACATCACCAGTTTTGCATTGCCGGAGTGGGATTACTATATTCCACTCACGACCGTGAAGCCGGTGTTCAGCGGACCTTACTGGAAGGTAAATACGGTCATGTGGTTCCTGCGCTGGGTTTTGGCGGAAGGCAAGATGCGCGCTCTATTTTCCATGCTATTCGGCGCCGGGGTCATCTTGATGACGTCGCGTGCGGAGGAGCGTGGCGCCGGTATCAAGACTGCTGACATCTTCACCCGCCGCAACATGTGGCTGACTCTCTTCGGCATTCTCCACTGCTATCTCATCTGGAATGGAGACATCCTCTTCTTCTACGGTCTGATTGCACTCCTGTTTCTCTTTCCCTGCAGAAATCTCCGGCCCAAAAAGCTGCTCTGGGCAGGCGTGCTGGTGCTTCTGTTGAACAGCGTCGTGTTTAACGGAGGACGTTATCTTCAAGCGTTGTCCCAGAAGGCCGAAGCGGAGAAAGTGAACGCCGCTCTCGCGTCACACAGACGGATAGACGAAAAACAGGTGACGGCACTCCGTGAGTGGAAAAAGACCCAGGAGGACTGGCGGCCGAGCAATAAGATCATGTATGAAGACATTGCTGCCATGCAGCAGGGTTACTGGTCTTCGGTTGTTCATTCAGCGCCGGTTAGCTACTTCATGGAGACCTTCAACGTCTACTTTGGCTTCGGCGACGTGCTGGGAATGATGCTGATCGGCATGGGCCTGCTGCGGAATGGCTTCCTGTCCGCCCGCTTGAGCCTACGGACCTATGCGCTTACGGCGATCGTCAGCCTTGGCATTACATGGCCGGTTGTCTTTGCGGGAGCATGGCATGCATGGAGCAGCCACTTCGACCAGATGGAGAGCATGAAGGCCCTCTACTTCACATACGATCTGGGAAGAATCGGAGGTGCTCTGGGGAACGCAGCGGCGGTGCTGGTATTCGTCAAACTTGGAGCATTTCGCTGGCTGCTCGATAAGGTCGCGAAGGTCGGACAGATGGCGCTGTCGAACTACCTCCTCACCAGCAGCAGCATGAAACTTCTGTTTGTCTGGAGTCCGCTGCACTGGTACGGATACATGGAATATTGGAAGCTCTACATCGTCGTCGCCTGCATGTGGGCGGTGAACCTGATCTGGAGCACCCTCTGGCTTCGCCACTTCCGGTTTGGTCCGGTCGAGTGGCTTTGGCGTTCCCTGACTTACTGGAAACGTCAGCCCATGCTGCAATCCATCGAGTCCTGA
- a CDS encoding heparan-alpha-glucosaminide N-acetyltransferase domain-containing protein, giving the protein MQPTSSRPPRLPYIDVLRGFVIVLMALDHARDMFHDSGYAYDPLDASHTSIAVYLTRLATHLCAPTFVLLAGVSSWLQRGRGKSTRDLSAFLLQRGVWMIVLEATIVSFGWDFSMPYLILFQVIWGIGVAMIVLSGLVWLPQPLVCGIGVAIVAGHNLLDHVPVAAGSRLGVFWSIVHVGGQWPAGKSPVLIMTYPVLAWTGVIALGYGLGPVFVSAWRRRFFLIAGPVLLMSFVLLRWHNDYGDPNPWVAGPSLKVTLMHFFFVQKYPPSLMYLCLTLGFTFLLAALFDSWQARITQFFREFGRVPLFAYVLHLYLLHAADVMALFVTGRSVAASLGQNRKSFFAPEQLAGSGFPLPVVYAVWLGIVLLLYPLCRYWSDMKARNRSWWMSYL; this is encoded by the coding sequence ATGCAGCCCACCTCTTCCAGGCCCCCGCGCCTTCCATACATCGACGTCCTCCGAGGGTTTGTGATCGTGCTCATGGCGCTGGATCATGCGCGCGACATGTTTCACGATTCCGGATACGCTTATGACCCGCTCGACGCGTCTCACACGTCGATTGCGGTGTATCTGACCCGCCTGGCGACGCACCTGTGTGCGCCTACGTTCGTCCTGCTCGCCGGCGTGTCGTCATGGTTACAGAGGGGCCGGGGGAAATCGACCCGCGACCTGTCTGCCTTTCTTCTCCAGCGCGGGGTGTGGATGATCGTCCTTGAAGCTACCATCGTCAGCTTCGGTTGGGACTTCTCCATGCCCTACCTGATCCTCTTCCAGGTCATCTGGGGCATTGGCGTGGCAATGATCGTTCTTTCAGGGCTGGTCTGGCTTCCTCAGCCTCTTGTCTGTGGAATCGGTGTGGCTATCGTGGCGGGGCACAATCTTCTGGATCACGTACCGGTTGCCGCCGGCTCGCGCCTCGGTGTCTTCTGGTCCATCGTCCACGTTGGAGGCCAATGGCCAGCCGGCAAGTCACCTGTCCTGATCATGACGTACCCGGTGCTGGCGTGGACCGGAGTCATTGCGCTGGGATATGGCCTCGGCCCGGTTTTCGTTTCGGCGTGGCGTCGCCGCTTTTTTCTTATTGCGGGCCCGGTACTGTTGATGTCTTTTGTTCTCCTGCGCTGGCATAACGACTATGGCGATCCGAACCCGTGGGTCGCCGGACCGAGCCTGAAAGTGACCCTCATGCACTTCTTTTTCGTGCAGAAGTATCCGCCTTCTCTGATGTACCTCTGTTTGACCCTGGGATTCACGTTCCTGCTGGCGGCGCTCTTCGATAGCTGGCAGGCGCGCATCACTCAATTTTTCCGCGAATTTGGGAGGGTGCCACTCTTCGCCTATGTACTGCATCTCTATCTCCTTCACGCTGCAGATGTCATGGCCCTATTTGTAACAGGGAGATCAGTCGCGGCGAGTCTCGGCCAGAATCGCAAATCGTTCTTCGCCCCGGAGCAGCTTGCGGGTTCAGGCTTTCCGCTGCCGGTTGTCTATGCCGTGTGGCTCGGCATCGTTCTGCTGCTGTATCCGCTCTGTCGGTACTGGAGCGACATGAAGGCGCGCAACAGATCTTGGTGGATGTCCTACCTATGA